Proteins encoded in a region of the Streptomyces sp. NBC_00258 genome:
- a CDS encoding SpoIIE family protein phosphatase: MADVVSEGAAERRTRTLRTELALKTLHADLGAPERLRSVLEQALVFGGATLATVYAPGDSGDQLCLIEAAGVPRSLYGLRDSYPLAGGSPAADAYRLGRPLWLTPEELAVRPGARPMPAGDFWLAALPLPPDPRGGGCLVAVNENPGGFDTEDRVCLELLAEAVSFPPSTGAGPEDSGDLPSSSFSLAMDTGRVEVDDEMLELFGLAPDEFDGKVETLLGMTVPEDLPSLMSVVESDHMSIGERELEFRILQPSGDQRWLRLRARLLPAADGRPSRLVGTVADASKLRSGGNEVARVQRLAAALATAGTVHDVSQAVVTALRRPLKADRIALAELEGDRLVVTVLDPPEPEAWPEVWRSEWRSEWPDAPVRTMPTLAAALRDGRAAIWPAGTPLEATLAEVGPGGLAILPLPAGSGRMAGACLIGWDTPHDFGPDERALLTASAGLAGQALMRAHAFDAEHELVGMLQRTLLPRRLPPLPGAEAVARYLPTTAGLEVGGDWYDVIPLPDSHVALVIGDVQGHNAQAATLMGQMRTALRAYAVEGHPPDVVVSHANRLLMDMETDLFATCCYVDVDMAEGTAWCVRAGHLPPVLRHPDGTTEIVVTEGGPPLGVITQADFPMSPLPLRPGTIVALTTDGLVESSELDMEDGLNRLCDELSAADPAHLGLVADALLAGANRSDDVALLLMRYDGLDLRPLRESWTVWRVPEAVRHARRFTRRTLRVWGVMEESDAILLVVSELVTNALVHTDGQVRLDLTLINDRLRIAVADVSPRTPIKPTSIGWEATGGRGILLVEALSAAWGTVPVSGGKQVWAEIAVTEPPLTEPPVLG, encoded by the coding sequence ATTGCGGACGTGGTCAGTGAGGGCGCTGCGGAACGCAGAACGAGAACGCTGCGTACCGAACTTGCCCTCAAGACGCTGCACGCGGACCTCGGGGCCCCCGAACGACTACGGAGCGTGCTCGAACAGGCACTCGTGTTCGGTGGCGCGACGCTCGCCACCGTCTACGCGCCGGGCGACAGCGGTGACCAACTGTGTCTGATCGAAGCGGCGGGCGTGCCCCGGTCCCTGTACGGGCTGCGCGACAGCTACCCGCTCGCCGGCGGCTCGCCCGCGGCGGACGCCTACCGGCTCGGCCGGCCCCTGTGGCTCACCCCCGAGGAGCTCGCCGTACGCCCCGGCGCCCGCCCGATGCCCGCGGGGGACTTCTGGCTGGCCGCCCTGCCACTGCCCCCGGACCCGCGCGGCGGCGGCTGCCTGGTCGCCGTGAACGAGAACCCGGGCGGCTTCGACACCGAGGACCGCGTCTGCCTCGAACTGCTCGCCGAGGCAGTCTCCTTCCCGCCCTCCACCGGAGCCGGGCCCGAGGACTCCGGCGACCTGCCCAGCAGCTCGTTCAGCCTGGCCATGGACACAGGGCGCGTCGAGGTCGACGACGAGATGCTGGAGCTGTTCGGGCTCGCCCCCGACGAGTTCGACGGCAAGGTCGAGACCCTGCTGGGCATGACCGTGCCGGAGGACCTGCCCTCGCTGATGTCCGTGGTGGAGTCCGACCACATGTCCATCGGCGAGCGCGAGCTGGAGTTCCGCATCCTCCAGCCCTCGGGCGACCAGAGGTGGCTCAGGCTGCGCGCGCGACTGCTGCCGGCCGCCGACGGACGCCCGTCCCGGCTGGTGGGCACCGTCGCCGACGCCTCGAAACTGCGCTCCGGCGGCAACGAGGTGGCCCGCGTCCAGCGCCTCGCCGCGGCCCTAGCCACCGCGGGCACCGTCCACGACGTCAGCCAAGCCGTCGTCACCGCCCTGCGCCGGCCCTTGAAGGCCGACCGGATCGCCCTGGCCGAGCTGGAGGGCGACCGCCTCGTCGTCACCGTCCTGGACCCGCCCGAGCCGGAGGCCTGGCCCGAGGTCTGGCGCTCGGAGTGGCGCTCGGAGTGGCCCGACGCACCCGTACGCACCATGCCGACCCTGGCGGCCGCCCTGCGCGACGGCCGCGCGGCCATCTGGCCGGCCGGCACCCCGTTGGAGGCCACGCTCGCCGAGGTCGGCCCCGGCGGCCTCGCCATCCTGCCGCTGCCGGCCGGCAGCGGCAGGATGGCCGGCGCCTGCCTCATCGGCTGGGACACCCCGCACGACTTCGGACCCGACGAGCGTGCCCTGCTCACCGCCTCCGCCGGTCTCGCGGGCCAGGCCCTGATGCGCGCCCACGCCTTCGACGCCGAACACGAACTCGTCGGCATGCTCCAGCGCACCCTCCTCCCGCGCAGACTGCCGCCCCTGCCGGGCGCGGAAGCCGTGGCCCGCTATCTGCCCACCACCGCGGGTCTGGAGGTCGGCGGCGACTGGTACGACGTGATTCCGCTGCCCGACAGCCATGTCGCCCTCGTCATCGGCGACGTCCAGGGGCACAACGCCCAGGCCGCCACCCTCATGGGCCAGATGCGCACCGCGCTACGCGCGTACGCCGTCGAGGGCCACCCGCCGGACGTGGTCGTCTCGCACGCCAACCGGCTGCTCATGGACATGGAGACCGACCTCTTCGCCACCTGCTGCTACGTCGACGTCGACATGGCGGAGGGCACGGCCTGGTGCGTACGCGCCGGGCACCTGCCGCCCGTCCTGCGCCATCCGGACGGCACCACCGAGATCGTCGTCACCGAGGGCGGACCACCGCTCGGCGTCATCACCCAGGCCGACTTCCCGATGAGCCCCCTGCCGCTCCGGCCCGGCACGATCGTGGCCCTCACCACCGACGGCCTGGTCGAGTCCTCCGAGCTGGACATGGAGGACGGTCTGAACCGGCTGTGCGACGAACTGTCCGCCGCCGACCCCGCCCACCTCGGACTCGTCGCCGACGCCCTGCTCGCCGGCGCCAACCGCAGCGACGACGTGGCCCTGCTCCTCATGCGCTACGACGGCCTCGACCTGCGGCCGCTGCGCGAGAGCTGGACGGTGTGGCGCGTACCCGAGGCCGTCCGCCACGCCCGCCGCTTCACCCGGCGCACCCTGCGCGTCTGGGGCGTCATGGAGGAGTCCGACGCCATCCTCCTGGTCGTCTCCGAACTCGTCACGAACGCCCTCGTGCACACCGACGGCCAGGTCCGTCTCGACCTCACCCTCATCAACGACCGCCTGCGCATCGCCGTCGCCGACGTCTCTCCGCGTACGCCCATCAAGCCCACCAGCATCGGCTGGGAGGCGACCGGCGGCCGCGGCATCCTCCTCGTCGAGGCCCTTTCCGCGGCCTGGGGAACGGTCCCGGTCAGTGGCGGCAAGCAGGTGTGGGCCGAGATCGCCGTGACCGAACCGCCCCTCACCGAACCGCCCGTCCTAGGCTGA
- a CDS encoding ABC transporter ATP-binding protein: MPSGEGPPGASHGVELLRAATRHSGVRCAILAVLSLAGTAAGLLLPAALGRALDVLLANPSRATNWVLYCTALVLVLAVLDACETVLGATTNARATAWLRERLTGHVLGVGPRAGHRFGPGELVARLVGNAAQAGTAPATLAGLFAALAAPLGAVVALWLIDPRLALVFLGGVPVVVAVLRAFARNSSRCVARYQDAQGRIAGALAEALGGARTIAAGGTADKEVARILRPLPELSREGHRMWRVQGRAAAQAVGVAPLLQIAVLATAGLLLTQHRLSVGEFLAASRYAVLATGVGVLVGRLGGLVEARASARRLGEVLEEPGTTYGTRRLPPGQGQLELRAVTARNRGGRTVLDGVDLVVPGGTTLAVVGRSGAGKSLLAALAGRLADPDSGEVLLDGVPLRELDRHTLRRAIGYAFERPALLGETVEDTIGFGHPPPPPDRVREAARTARADDFVRRLPHGYATPCAAAPLSGGEAQRLGLARAFARGGRLLILDDALSSLDTVTEHHVTEALFRHTPGCGRLVVAHRASTAARADSVAWLEGGRVRAVGRHAELWAQAEYRAVFGSDAAVYASDEAVYGDATLPGGERNGGSP, from the coding sequence ATCCCCAGTGGGGAGGGGCCGCCCGGGGCCTCGCACGGCGTTGAGCTGTTGCGTGCGGCGACCCGGCACAGTGGCGTCCGCTGCGCGATCCTCGCCGTCCTGTCCCTGGCCGGGACGGCGGCGGGTCTGCTGCTGCCGGCCGCGCTGGGGCGGGCGCTCGACGTCCTGCTGGCGAACCCCTCCCGGGCCACGAACTGGGTGCTCTACTGCACGGCCCTGGTGCTGGTGCTCGCCGTGCTCGACGCGTGCGAGACGGTACTGGGCGCGACCACGAACGCCCGGGCCACCGCGTGGCTGCGCGAGCGGCTCACGGGCCATGTGCTGGGCGTCGGGCCGCGGGCCGGACACCGGTTCGGACCGGGTGAGCTCGTCGCACGTCTCGTCGGCAACGCCGCGCAGGCCGGAACGGCCCCCGCAACGCTGGCCGGCCTCTTCGCCGCACTGGCCGCTCCGCTCGGGGCGGTCGTGGCGCTCTGGCTGATCGATCCCCGGCTGGCACTCGTGTTCCTGGGCGGGGTGCCCGTCGTCGTGGCGGTCCTCCGGGCCTTCGCACGCAACTCCTCGCGGTGCGTGGCGCGTTACCAGGACGCGCAGGGGCGGATCGCGGGCGCGCTGGCGGAGGCGCTCGGCGGCGCGCGCACCATCGCGGCGGGCGGGACCGCCGACAAGGAGGTCGCACGGATCCTGCGACCGCTGCCCGAACTGTCCCGCGAGGGCCACCGGATGTGGCGCGTCCAGGGGCGCGCCGCCGCACAGGCCGTCGGGGTGGCGCCGCTGCTGCAGATCGCGGTGCTGGCCACGGCGGGCCTGCTGCTCACCCAACACCGGCTCTCCGTCGGCGAGTTCCTCGCCGCCTCCCGGTACGCCGTACTGGCGACCGGCGTCGGCGTGCTCGTCGGCCGCCTCGGTGGGCTGGTCGAGGCCCGGGCTTCGGCACGCCGACTCGGCGAGGTGCTGGAGGAGCCTGGGACTACGTACGGGACGCGCCGTCTCCCGCCGGGACAGGGGCAGTTGGAGCTGCGCGCGGTGACCGCACGGAACCGCGGCGGCCGTACCGTGCTGGACGGTGTCGACCTCGTCGTGCCCGGCGGAACCACACTGGCCGTGGTCGGACGCTCGGGCGCGGGCAAGTCACTGCTCGCCGCGCTCGCCGGTCGACTGGCCGACCCGGACTCCGGCGAGGTGCTCCTCGACGGAGTGCCGCTGCGCGAACTGGACCGACACACGCTGCGGCGCGCGATCGGTTACGCCTTCGAACGCCCCGCCCTGCTCGGCGAGACCGTCGAGGACACGATCGGCTTCGGTCACCCGCCACCGCCCCCGGACCGGGTCCGGGAGGCCGCCCGCACCGCCCGCGCCGACGACTTCGTACGCCGTCTGCCCCACGGTTACGCGACACCCTGCGCAGCGGCCCCGCTCTCCGGCGGCGAGGCCCAACGCCTCGGGCTGGCAAGGGCGTTCGCCCGTGGCGGGCGGCTGCTGATCCTGGACGACGCGCTGTCGAGCCTCGACACGGTGACGGAACACCACGTCACGGAGGCGCTCTTCCGGCACACACCGGGATGCGGCCGCCTGGTCGTCGCCCACCGGGCATCGACGGCGGCCCGGGCGGACTCGGTGGCGTGGCTGGAGGGAGGGCGGGTGCGTGCCGTCGGCCGGCACGCGGAGTTGTGGGCGCAGGCCGAGTACCGGGCCGTGTTCGGCAGCGATGCGGCCGTGTACGCGAGTGACGAGGCCGTGTACGGCGACGCCACGCTTCCTGGCGGCGAGCGGAACGGAGGGAGTCCGTGA
- a CDS encoding metallophosphoesterase family protein codes for MRLLLMSDTHLPKRAKELPAPLLAELPRADVVIHAGDWVDTATLDLLESRSNRFIGVYGNNDGPELRARLPEIARADLGGLRVGVVHETGAAQGREARCAARFPDLDVLVFGHSHIPWDTTAPTGLRLLNPGSPTDRRRQPHCTYMTAAVKDGELTDVQLHRLPPRKSADG; via the coding sequence GTGCGCCTCCTCCTCATGTCCGACACCCACCTCCCCAAGCGCGCCAAGGAACTCCCCGCGCCGCTGCTCGCCGAACTCCCGCGCGCGGACGTCGTCATCCACGCCGGCGACTGGGTGGACACCGCCACCCTCGACCTTCTGGAGAGCCGCTCGAACCGGTTCATCGGCGTGTACGGCAACAACGACGGCCCCGAGCTGAGGGCCCGCCTCCCCGAGATCGCCCGGGCCGACCTGGGCGGCCTGCGCGTCGGAGTCGTCCACGAGACCGGCGCCGCTCAAGGCCGCGAAGCGCGCTGCGCCGCCCGTTTCCCGGACCTCGACGTCCTGGTCTTCGGCCACAGCCACATCCCCTGGGACACCACGGCCCCGACCGGCCTGCGCCTCCTCAACCCGGGCTCACCCACCGACCGCCGACGCCAGCCGCACTGCACGTACATGACGGCGGCAGTGAAGGACGGTGAGCTCACAGACGTGCAACTGCACCGGCTGCCACCCCGAAAGTCGGCGGACGGCTGA
- a CDS encoding ATP-binding cassette domain-containing protein, protein MWARRRVVGRLAAWSVLETAQTFLTGYALARALDAGFLAGRVDVGLGWLAAAAVAVVVGAYGTGRVYGAVAALVEPLRDRLVRHVVERGVREADRGALSRLTQQVEIARDTFAGLVMVSRSFVFTAAGALIGLFSLAPPLLLVVAPPLAAGVGLFALTLRPLTRRQEAFLVADEDLAGRLGSVCPGLRDITAAGAEDRIAAETGVRIAVEQCAARSLARWGVLRVVALAIGGQLPIVLLLATAPWLLAHGVTPGALVGALAYVTQSLLPALQNLIHGLGTSGSRLAVVLRRIAPDTPAPTNAPALAPDTAPAPGSAPPGPPAAVTLSSVTFAYGPASEPVIDNLHLSVPHGTHLAIVGPSGIGKSTLTALMAGLLAPTGGSVDVCPALDDRPAPGRSAHPTRVLIPQEAYVFTGTLAENLGQLRPAPVPELELLAAAEALGLSALLDTLGGPTAEVDPASLSSGERQLIALTRAYLAHAPLALLDEATCHLDPAAEERVERAFVRRGGTLVVVAHRISSALRADRVLVMDGRRTAYGSHDDLLDRSPLYRDLVGAWSPAGGAATVPAAHRPETSQPALPLRDPDGVDAVAGPGLPRDRRHVVAYGPVGQMEASGDLRDGGAFGGQ, encoded by the coding sequence CTGTGGGCCAGGCGGCGCGTGGTCGGACGGCTCGCCGCATGGTCCGTGCTGGAGACGGCGCAGACCTTCCTCACCGGGTACGCGCTGGCGCGGGCCCTCGACGCCGGGTTCCTGGCCGGTCGGGTGGACGTCGGGCTGGGCTGGCTCGCGGCGGCCGCCGTCGCCGTGGTCGTCGGGGCGTACGGAACCGGGCGGGTCTACGGGGCCGTGGCCGCGCTGGTCGAGCCGTTGCGGGACCGGCTCGTGCGGCACGTGGTCGAGCGCGGGGTGCGGGAAGCGGACCGGGGCGCGCTGTCCCGGCTCACCCAGCAGGTGGAGATCGCCCGGGACACCTTCGCCGGACTGGTGATGGTGTCGCGCTCGTTCGTGTTCACCGCCGCCGGCGCCCTGATCGGTCTGTTCTCGCTCGCGCCGCCACTGCTGCTCGTGGTGGCGCCGCCGCTCGCCGCCGGCGTGGGCCTGTTCGCCCTGACACTGCGGCCACTGACCCGCCGCCAGGAGGCCTTCCTCGTCGCCGACGAGGACCTCGCCGGCCGACTCGGCTCGGTCTGCCCGGGGTTGCGGGACATCACGGCCGCCGGTGCCGAGGACCGGATCGCCGCCGAGACGGGGGTACGTATCGCGGTCGAGCAGTGCGCCGCGAGGTCCCTGGCCCGCTGGGGCGTCCTGAGGGTAGTGGCCCTGGCGATCGGCGGACAGCTCCCGATCGTCCTCCTGCTCGCGACCGCGCCCTGGCTCCTCGCCCACGGGGTCACACCCGGCGCACTGGTGGGTGCCCTCGCCTATGTCACGCAGTCCCTGCTCCCGGCCCTCCAGAACCTGATCCACGGCCTGGGCACGAGCGGCTCCCGGCTGGCGGTCGTCCTGCGCAGGATCGCGCCGGACACTCCGGCACCCACGAACGCCCCCGCCCTCGCACCGGACACGGCACCCGCACCGGGCTCCGCGCCGCCCGGCCCTCCCGCCGCCGTCACACTCTCCTCCGTCACCTTCGCCTACGGCCCCGCCAGCGAGCCGGTGATCGACAACCTCCACCTGTCCGTCCCCCACGGCACCCACCTGGCGATCGTGGGCCCCAGCGGCATCGGCAAGTCCACGCTCACCGCACTCATGGCCGGTCTCCTCGCACCGACCGGGGGCTCCGTCGACGTATGCCCGGCGCTCGACGACCGTCCTGCGCCCGGCCGCTCCGCGCACCCCACCCGCGTACTGATCCCGCAGGAGGCGTACGTCTTCACCGGCACGCTCGCCGAGAACCTCGGCCAGCTGCGGCCGGCCCCCGTGCCCGAGCTGGAGCTGCTGGCCGCGGCCGAGGCCCTCGGGCTGAGCGCGCTGCTCGACACGCTGGGCGGGCCGACGGCCGAGGTCGACCCCGCGTCCCTGTCCTCGGGCGAGCGCCAGCTCATCGCGCTGACCCGCGCCTACCTCGCCCATGCCCCCCTCGCCCTGCTGGACGAGGCGACCTGTCACCTGGACCCGGCGGCCGAGGAGCGTGTGGAGCGCGCCTTCGTCCGGCGGGGCGGCACGCTCGTGGTCGTGGCGCACCGCATCAGCTCCGCCCTCCGCGCCGACCGGGTGCTGGTCATGGACGGCCGACGGACCGCGTATGGCAGCCACGACGACCTGTTGGACCGCTCCCCGCTCTATCGCGATCTGGTCGGCGCCTGGTCGCCGGCCGGTGGAGCCGCGACCGTCCCGGCCGCGCACCGGCCGGAGACATCACAGCCAGCCCTCCCCCTGCGAGATCCGGATGGCGTCGACGCGGTTGCGGGCCCCGGTCTTCCGCGTGATCGCCGCCATGTAGTTGCGTACGGTCCCGTGGGACAGATGGAGGCTTCCGGCGATCTCCGCGACGGAGGAGCCTTCGGCGGCCAGTGA
- the lanKC gene encoding class III lanthionine synthetase LanKC produces MDERYEVYALADRYFYETPDRLTGEGRGEAPGYETARRAVPEGWRASRIGDWLTMTPVDGEGRPRSGPVQGWKIHASATRENAERIAAAVWDYCVPRLIPFKFVPGPHLLHLRNVKYAARDTSGKFVTVYPADEAQLQVVLEELGALLEGLEGPYILTDLRWNDGPLYVRYGAFARSFVVDERGTLVPAVTDGEGRLVPDRRAPSFQVPEWVTLPAFLEPQLAARNTTTVGDLPYRIEKALHFSNGGGVYAGVDTRDGSRVVLKEGRPHAGLAADGADAVARLAREKYALERVSGLGVVPGVRDWFMLGDHRFLVMDFLEGRPLNSFFAERHPLLTADPDPAAVADYTAWALRIHGLVEDAVEAVHARGIAFNDLHMFNIMVAPDERSVALLDFEAAAPIEDGGRQIVAHPGFFAPPDRTGADVDRYALACLRLAMFMPVTTLFVVDRAKAAHLAEVITDQFPDVPKEFLAEAVAEITRDSVSRTAASQSTAAATPPSPAAASPSSAAVLPSPATTTPYAALAEPGDWPYSRDSMVKAILASATPERDDRLFPGDIAQFSDGGGLGLAYGAAGVLYALAETGADRYEEGERWLLDHTDPVPTGTPLGLYDGLAGVAYVLDLLGHRQRALDLVDTVLKEKWRKLSSDLKSGLAGLGLVLDRLARTTGEPELDLRAAEVAQILRERLAEPRPEPRKRRAGLLRGASGPALFLLRRYESTGDPELLTSAAEALRRDLECCVVQRGGGLEVDEGRRTLPYLGDGSAGIGLVIDDYLAHADGGGRSEESGDEHDRGEHDMRANGQDAYGQDAYGRDQFERVRSQILTAATSRFYAQPGLFQGRAGMILHLSRTGADPGQLAAQIAGLGWFAMPYQGQLAFPGHQMMRLSMDLGTGTAGCLLALGAALDGEAPAHLPFLPPPRRRP; encoded by the coding sequence ATGGACGAGCGGTACGAGGTCTACGCGCTGGCCGACAGGTACTTCTACGAGACGCCGGACCGGCTGACCGGGGAGGGGCGCGGCGAGGCGCCCGGCTACGAGACGGCCCGGCGTGCGGTGCCCGAGGGCTGGCGGGCGTCCCGGATCGGGGACTGGCTGACGATGACCCCCGTCGACGGGGAGGGCCGGCCACGGTCCGGCCCGGTCCAGGGGTGGAAGATCCACGCCTCGGCCACGCGGGAGAACGCGGAGCGGATCGCGGCGGCCGTGTGGGACTACTGCGTGCCCCGGCTGATCCCCTTCAAGTTCGTGCCGGGTCCGCATCTGCTGCATCTGCGGAACGTCAAGTACGCCGCCCGCGACACGAGCGGCAAGTTCGTCACCGTCTATCCGGCGGACGAGGCCCAACTCCAGGTCGTACTGGAGGAGTTGGGGGCGCTGCTGGAGGGTCTCGAAGGGCCGTACATCCTCACCGACCTGCGCTGGAACGACGGTCCGCTGTACGTGCGCTACGGGGCCTTCGCACGGTCCTTCGTCGTCGACGAGCGCGGCACGCTGGTGCCCGCGGTGACGGACGGCGAGGGCCGGCTCGTGCCGGACCGGCGGGCGCCCTCCTTCCAGGTCCCGGAATGGGTGACCCTGCCCGCGTTCCTGGAACCGCAGCTCGCCGCGCGCAACACGACGACGGTCGGCGATCTGCCGTACCGCATCGAGAAGGCGCTGCACTTCTCCAACGGCGGTGGCGTGTACGCGGGCGTCGACACCCGCGACGGCAGCAGGGTCGTCCTCAAGGAGGGCCGTCCGCACGCGGGGCTCGCCGCCGACGGGGCGGACGCCGTCGCCCGGCTCGCACGGGAGAAGTACGCCCTGGAGCGGGTGTCCGGTCTCGGTGTGGTGCCCGGGGTCCGCGACTGGTTCATGCTCGGCGACCACCGCTTCCTCGTCATGGACTTCCTGGAGGGCCGGCCGCTCAACTCCTTCTTCGCCGAACGCCATCCGCTGCTCACCGCCGACCCGGATCCCGCCGCCGTCGCCGACTACACGGCCTGGGCGCTGCGCATCCACGGGCTGGTGGAGGACGCGGTCGAGGCAGTGCACGCGCGTGGCATCGCCTTCAACGACCTGCACATGTTCAACATCATGGTCGCCCCCGACGAACGGTCGGTCGCACTCCTCGACTTCGAGGCGGCGGCGCCGATCGAGGACGGCGGCCGCCAGATCGTCGCCCACCCGGGGTTCTTCGCACCACCGGACCGGACGGGCGCGGACGTGGACCGGTACGCGCTGGCGTGTCTGCGGCTCGCGATGTTCATGCCGGTCACCACGCTGTTCGTGGTGGACCGCGCGAAGGCGGCGCACCTCGCCGAGGTCATCACGGACCAATTCCCGGACGTACCAAAGGAGTTCCTGGCCGAGGCGGTCGCCGAGATCACCCGGGACTCCGTATCCCGCACGGCCGCTTCGCAGTCCACCGCCGCCGCGACACCGCCCTCCCCCGCCGCCGCCTCGCCGTCCTCCGCGGCCGTCCTGCCGTCCCCCGCGACCACCACGCCGTACGCCGCACTCGCCGAGCCCGGTGACTGGCCGTACAGCCGCGACTCGATGGTCAAGGCGATCCTCGCCTCGGCCACCCCGGAGCGCGACGACCGGCTGTTCCCGGGCGACATCGCCCAGTTCTCCGACGGCGGTGGACTCGGGCTCGCGTACGGGGCCGCGGGCGTGCTGTACGCCCTGGCGGAGACCGGCGCGGACCGGTACGAGGAGGGCGAGCGCTGGCTGCTGGACCACACCGACCCGGTGCCGACGGGAACGCCGCTCGGCCTGTACGACGGTCTGGCGGGCGTGGCGTACGTCCTCGATCTGCTGGGGCACCGGCAGCGGGCGCTGGACCTCGTGGACACCGTGCTCAAGGAGAAGTGGCGGAAGCTGTCCTCCGACCTGAAGAGCGGGCTCGCCGGGCTCGGCCTGGTGCTCGACCGGCTGGCGCGTACGACCGGGGAGCCTGAACTGGACCTGCGGGCCGCGGAGGTGGCACAAATCCTCCGGGAGCGGCTGGCCGAACCGCGGCCCGAGCCGAGGAAGCGCCGTGCCGGACTCCTCCGCGGCGCGAGCGGACCCGCGCTGTTCCTGCTGCGCCGGTACGAGTCGACCGGTGACCCCGAGCTGCTGACGTCGGCCGCCGAGGCGCTGCGGCGGGACCTGGAGTGCTGCGTCGTCCAGCGGGGCGGCGGCCTGGAGGTCGACGAGGGCCGGCGCACCCTGCCCTACCTCGGCGACGGCAGCGCCGGGATCGGCCTGGTCATCGACGACTACCTCGCACACGCCGACGGCGGCGGCCGGAGCGAGGAGAGCGGAGACGAGCACGACCGGGGCGAGCACGACATGCGCGCGAACGGCCAGGACGCCTACGGCCAAGACGCGTACGGCCGGGACCAGTTCGAGCGAGTCCGCTCGCAGATCCTGACCGCCGCCACCTCACGCTTCTACGCGCAGCCCGGGCTGTTCCAGGGCCGGGCGGGCATGATCCTGCACCTGAGCCGGACCGGCGCGGACCCCGGGCAGCTCGCCGCGCAGATCGCCGGGCTCGGCTGGTTCGCGATGCCCTACCAGGGCCAACTGGCCTTCCCCGGGCACCAGATGATGCGCCTCTCCATGGACCTGGGCACCGGAACGGCAGGGTGTCTCCTGGCGCTCGGCGCCGCCCTCGACGGTGAGGCCCCCGCCCATCTGCCGTTCCTGCCGCCGCCTCGACGGCGGCCCTGA
- a CDS encoding SapB/AmfS family lanthipeptide, which yields MALLDLQTMESDEQTDGGANSTLSLLSCISAASVTLCL from the coding sequence ATGGCACTTCTCGACCTGCAGACGATGGAATCCGACGAGCAGACGGACGGCGGCGCGAACAGCACCCTCAGCCTGCTCTCGTGCATCAGCGCGGCCAGCGTCACCCTGTGTCTCTGA
- a CDS encoding aminoglycoside phosphotransferase family protein — protein MSSGDPHAHDDVTIDTDLVRRLLAVQFPQWAELPISPVPRSGMDNATFRLGNVLSVRLPRYPRWVGQVEREHRWLPLLAPHLPLTVSEPLAAGKPGEGYPFPWSVYRWLEGETATTEGLADPVRAAGQLAEFITALRKIDATDGPGPQWSNAFRGVPMGDERDSLAADSVVRPKIAKLKGMADTDAVTAVWEAALTAPAWDGPPVWFHGDLATGNLLSVDGHLSAVIDFGTLGVGDPAVDVLPAWKFLPDAARGTFREALGDDDATWARGRGWALAGSLPVLDDPFFQEDPARVTTALRHLEAIIADHRDET, from the coding sequence TTGTCATCCGGTGACCCGCACGCCCACGACGACGTGACCATCGACACCGATCTGGTCCGCCGCCTGCTCGCAGTCCAGTTCCCCCAGTGGGCCGAACTCCCGATCTCACCGGTTCCCCGCTCAGGGATGGACAACGCGACCTTCCGGCTCGGCAACGTCCTGTCCGTACGGCTGCCCCGATACCCGCGCTGGGTCGGGCAGGTGGAGCGGGAGCACCGCTGGCTGCCGCTGCTCGCCCCGCATCTGCCGCTGACGGTGTCCGAACCGCTCGCGGCGGGGAAGCCGGGGGAGGGCTACCCCTTCCCCTGGTCGGTCTACCGTTGGCTTGAGGGCGAGACGGCGACCACCGAGGGGCTCGCCGATCCGGTGCGGGCGGCCGGACAACTGGCCGAGTTCATCACGGCGTTGCGGAAGATCGACGCCACCGACGGTCCTGGACCGCAGTGGAGCAACGCGTTCCGCGGGGTGCCGATGGGCGACGAACGCGACTCGCTGGCCGCCGACTCCGTGGTCCGGCCGAAGATCGCCAAGCTGAAGGGCATGGCCGACACCGACGCGGTGACGGCCGTGTGGGAGGCGGCGCTCACGGCACCCGCCTGGGACGGACCGCCGGTCTGGTTCCACGGCGACCTCGCGACCGGCAACCTGCTGTCCGTCGACGGCCACCTCAGCGCGGTCATCGACTTCGGCACGCTGGGCGTCGGCGACCCCGCCGTCGACGTGCTGCCCGCGTGGAAGTTCCTGCCCGACGCGGCGCGCGGCACCTTCCGCGAGGCGCTCGGCGACGACGACGCCACCTGGGCACGCGGACGCGGCTGGGCGCTCGCCGGATCCCTGCCCGTACTCGACGACCCCTTCTTCCAGGAGGACCCGGCCCGCGTGACCACCGCCCTGCGCCACCTCGAAGCGATCATCGCCGACCACCGCGACGAGACCTGA